The following are from one region of the Marinomonas sp. CT5 genome:
- a CDS encoding isoamylase early set domain-containing protein has protein sequence MIEKTYLKTKPECKVKFALPAEVIGDAKTVAVVGDFNNWDSTANPMKKQKSGVFASTLNLNIETSYQFRYVLDGKEWLNDDMADAYVPSPISYDTNGVISI, from the coding sequence ATGATCGAAAAAACCTACTTAAAAACCAAACCCGAATGCAAAGTAAAATTCGCCTTACCGGCTGAGGTCATTGGCGATGCCAAAACTGTTGCTGTGGTAGGCGATTTTAATAACTGGGACAGCACAGCTAATCCAATGAAAAAACAAAAGTCTGGTGTTTTTGCCTCGACTCTTAACCTAAATATCGAAACCTCTTATCAGTTTCGTTATGTTTTAGATGGGAAAGAGTGGCTAAACGACGACATGGCGGACGCCTATGTCCCAAGCCCAATCAGCTACGACACTAATGGCGTCATTAGTATTTGA
- the betB gene encoding betaine-aldehyde dehydrogenase, with amino-acid sequence MAQQQQYIHGRYQASTSGEHFETINPANGEVIATIEHAGQAELDAAVESAKQGQKVWAAMSPVERGRILKKAADLLRERNEELARLEVLDTGKPLQEAIVVDIQTGADVIEYYAGLTDKIQGDYQDLGNGNFFYTRREPLGICAGIGAWNYPIQIAMWKSGPALAAGNAMIFKPSEETPLTALKLAEIFTEAGLPDGVFNVIQGDARTGQLITNHPDIDKVSFTGEVGTGKKVMAASSQSLKQVTMELGGKSPMIIFPDMPVDQAVSAAMLANFYTQGEVCTNGTRVFVHADMLDAFTKELKERTEAMIIGDPMDMDTQVGALISKDHMQKVLGYIQAAKDAGATLLCGGYQVTDNGLDKGAFVAPTVFTDCTDDMPQVRDEIFGPVMSVLSFTDEDEVVARANDTKLGLAAGVFTKDFARAHRVINQLQAGICWINSWGASPAEMPVGGYKQSGIGRENGIETLYHYTQNKSVFVDLNDIESPY; translated from the coding sequence ATGGCACAACAGCAGCAATACATTCATGGCCGCTACCAAGCATCCACCAGCGGTGAACATTTTGAAACAATTAACCCAGCCAATGGCGAAGTAATTGCGACAATCGAACACGCAGGACAAGCTGAACTTGATGCTGCTGTTGAATCGGCTAAACAAGGCCAAAAAGTATGGGCGGCAATGAGTCCCGTTGAGCGTGGCCGCATCTTGAAAAAAGCTGCCGATCTTTTACGAGAAAGAAACGAAGAGCTTGCTCGCCTAGAAGTACTGGATACCGGCAAGCCCCTTCAAGAAGCCATTGTGGTTGATATCCAAACTGGTGCCGATGTGATCGAGTACTACGCAGGGCTAACCGATAAAATCCAAGGCGATTATCAAGACCTTGGCAATGGCAACTTCTTCTACACACGCCGCGAGCCTCTCGGTATTTGTGCTGGTATTGGTGCATGGAACTACCCGATTCAAATCGCCATGTGGAAATCAGGCCCTGCACTCGCCGCGGGCAATGCAATGATTTTCAAACCGTCAGAAGAAACACCATTAACCGCCTTAAAATTGGCGGAGATCTTCACTGAAGCAGGTTTGCCTGATGGTGTTTTTAACGTCATTCAGGGTGATGCGCGGACAGGCCAATTGATTACCAACCACCCAGACATCGACAAGGTCTCCTTTACTGGCGAAGTCGGCACAGGTAAAAAAGTCATGGCCGCCTCTTCACAGTCGTTGAAACAGGTAACCATGGAACTAGGTGGCAAATCCCCTATGATCATCTTCCCTGATATGCCAGTGGATCAAGCCGTTTCTGCTGCCATGTTGGCTAACTTCTACACCCAAGGGGAAGTCTGCACCAACGGTACTCGCGTATTCGTTCATGCGGACATGCTAGACGCGTTTACCAAAGAACTAAAAGAACGCACTGAAGCTATGATCATTGGAGACCCAATGGACATGGACACACAAGTTGGCGCGCTGATCTCTAAAGATCACATGCAAAAAGTACTGGGTTATATTCAAGCGGCGAAAGACGCGGGTGCCACCCTGCTATGTGGCGGTTACCAAGTAACGGATAACGGCTTAGACAAAGGCGCATTTGTGGCACCAACGGTCTTTACCGATTGCACAGACGACATGCCACAAGTACGTGATGAAATCTTTGGTCCTGTCATGTCCGTACTCAGCTTCACAGATGAAGACGAAGTGGTTGCCCGCGCTAACGATACCAAGCTTGGCTTGGCGGCTGGCGTATTCACCAAAGACTTCGCTCGCGCTCATCGTGTTATCAATCAATTGCAGGCCGGTATTTGCTGGATCAACTCATGGGGCGCTTCACCCGCAGAAATGCCAGTAGGCGGCTACAAACAATCTGGTATCGGTCGTGAAAACGGCATTGAGACTCTGTACCACTACACACAAAACAAAAGTGTGTTTGTTGATCTGAACGACATTGAAAGCCCTTACTAA
- the betA gene encoding choline dehydrogenase, whose protein sequence is MANETYDYIIVGAGSAGCVLADRLTESGEHKVLLLEMGGSDKSIFIQMPTALSYPMNTDKYAWQFHTEKEPGLDGREMHCPRGKVLGGSSSINGMVYVRGHACDFDQWEENGAKGWNYQTCLPYFKKAETWKGGADTYRGGEGPLSTNNGNDMTYNPLYQAFIDAGEQAGYGKTEDYNGFHQEGFGPMHMTVKDGVRASTSNAYLRRAMKRPNLTLKTGVLSHKVLFANGKADGKTATGIEFSKNGQTQQATASKEVILSAGSVGSPQLLQLSGVGPKDVLEKAGVPVVHELPGVGENLQDHLEVYFQYYCKQPVTLNSKLGLISKGLIGTRWMLFKTGLGATNHFESCGFIRSRAGLKSPNIQYHFLPAAMRYDGQAAVKGHGFQVHVGPNKPESRGKIWIESSDPSAKPRILFNYITTEQDKQDWRDTIRLTREVLQQSALDEYRGDEIQPGMNIQSDAEIDQWVKENVESAYHPSCTCKMGDDKDPMAVLNEQCQVRGLHNLRVVDSSIFPTITNGNLNAPTIMVAEKAADMILGKPALPSLNAPVWIHPEFETKQR, encoded by the coding sequence ATGGCAAACGAAACGTACGATTACATCATTGTCGGCGCTGGCTCTGCTGGCTGCGTGCTAGCCGATCGACTAACCGAAAGTGGCGAACACAAAGTGCTGTTGCTGGAAATGGGTGGCTCAGATAAAAGCATCTTTATCCAGATGCCCACCGCTTTATCTTACCCAATGAATACCGACAAATACGCTTGGCAGTTTCATACGGAAAAAGAACCCGGTCTTGATGGCCGTGAAATGCATTGTCCACGAGGCAAAGTATTGGGCGGTTCTTCGTCTATTAATGGCATGGTGTATGTTCGTGGCCACGCCTGTGATTTCGACCAATGGGAAGAAAATGGTGCCAAAGGTTGGAATTACCAAACCTGTTTACCCTATTTCAAAAAAGCCGAAACATGGAAAGGTGGAGCAGATACCTATCGTGGTGGCGAAGGCCCACTGTCGACCAATAACGGCAACGACATGACCTACAACCCACTTTACCAAGCCTTTATTGACGCGGGTGAACAAGCCGGTTATGGCAAAACGGAAGATTACAATGGCTTCCACCAAGAAGGTTTTGGCCCCATGCACATGACGGTCAAAGATGGCGTGCGAGCTTCTACGTCTAACGCCTACTTACGTCGTGCAATGAAGCGCCCGAACCTAACGCTTAAAACCGGTGTGTTAAGCCATAAAGTCCTCTTTGCAAATGGAAAGGCCGATGGCAAAACCGCCACGGGCATTGAATTCAGTAAAAACGGTCAAACCCAACAAGCCACCGCCAGCAAAGAAGTCATTTTATCGGCTGGCTCCGTTGGTTCGCCACAGTTGTTGCAGCTGTCTGGAGTGGGTCCAAAAGATGTGCTCGAAAAAGCCGGCGTGCCTGTGGTTCATGAATTACCGGGCGTGGGTGAAAACCTACAAGACCACTTGGAAGTCTACTTCCAATACTATTGCAAACAGCCCGTGACGCTAAACAGCAAACTTGGCTTGATCAGCAAAGGCTTGATAGGTACCCGTTGGATGTTATTTAAAACCGGATTGGGTGCGACTAACCACTTTGAATCTTGTGGTTTTATTCGCTCGCGCGCTGGCCTGAAATCCCCCAACATTCAGTATCACTTCTTGCCAGCCGCCATGCGCTACGATGGACAAGCCGCCGTGAAAGGCCATGGTTTCCAAGTGCATGTTGGGCCGAACAAGCCAGAAAGTCGCGGTAAAATTTGGATTGAATCTTCCGATCCCAGTGCTAAGCCGCGAATCTTGTTTAACTACATTACGACGGAACAAGACAAGCAGGACTGGCGCGATACCATCCGCCTAACCCGTGAAGTATTGCAACAGTCCGCGCTAGACGAATACCGTGGTGATGAAATCCAACCGGGCATGAATATCCAGAGCGATGCAGAGATCGACCAATGGGTAAAAGAAAATGTAGAAAGCGCCTATCATCCATCTTGTACTTGTAAGATGGGCGACGATAAGGACCCCATGGCCGTGTTGAACGAACAGTGCCAAGTGCGCGGTTTGCACAATCTACGGGTGGTGGATTCGTCTATCTTCCCGACCATAACCAACGGTAATTTGAATGCACCGACCATCATGGTGGCGGAAAAAGCCGCTGACATGATACTGGGTAAACCAGCCTTGCCGAGCCTAAACGCACCTGTTTGGATTCATCCAGAATTTGAAACGAAACAGCGGTAA
- a CDS encoding bifunctional 2',3'-cyclic-nucleotide 2'-phosphodiesterase/3'-nucleotidase translates to MTFFVPKGASIFASSLLFAAMAQASTIDLRVMETTDIHMNLVDYDYYGDKQSDAVGLSRVATLIKAARGEVTNSVLVDNGDLLQGTPLGDYVAKGRVLRFGETHPAFKAMNLLDYDVGNIGNHEFNYGLDFLMKSLSGANFPYINSNVYVDDGDNDASNDQPYFQPYIIKDKVFVDSDGKQQTVKIGYIGFVPPQIMTWDKDNLTHKVIAKDIIESANKYVPEMKAKGADVIIAIPHSGMMNSPYLKGEENASYHLAKVEGIDAILFGHSHRIFPGDKELDAFEGVDGEKGTVFGKPATMPGFWGSHLGVVDLTLEPDGDGWKVADGKAEVRAIARREGRKTIPLVEADAAVNKAVETEHEGTLAYMRRKVGESTSDINSFFALVQDDPSIQIVNNAQMWYVENIVRGTSYEGLPILSAAAPFKAGGRGGPEYYTDVPKGDIALKNVSDLYIYPNDLKVVKLTGAQVVEWLEAAAGQFNQIDPNSTEPQNLVNGSFPTYNFDVIDGISYRIDVTQPARYNGEGEVINKDAHRITKAMFNGEPLRAKDEFLVATNNYRAGGGGHFPNLNGETIVIDAPDKNRDVVANYLLSQQTINPAADGNWTFTGFGKAKVLFTSSPKAKEAASNNMHYQSLDDKGFAVFELK, encoded by the coding sequence GCGCAGGCTTCTACTATTGACTTGCGAGTCATGGAAACCACGGATATCCACATGAATTTGGTGGATTACGATTACTACGGCGATAAGCAAAGCGATGCGGTGGGTTTATCCCGTGTGGCGACTTTGATTAAAGCCGCCCGTGGCGAAGTAACGAACTCTGTGTTGGTGGATAACGGTGACTTATTACAGGGCACGCCATTGGGCGATTATGTTGCCAAAGGTCGAGTGTTGCGTTTTGGTGAGACACACCCAGCGTTTAAAGCGATGAACTTGTTGGATTACGATGTGGGTAATATCGGTAATCACGAGTTTAACTATGGCTTAGACTTTTTAATGAAAAGTTTAAGTGGCGCGAATTTCCCATACATTAACTCGAATGTGTATGTGGACGATGGCGACAATGATGCGTCAAACGATCAGCCGTACTTCCAGCCTTACATTATTAAAGACAAAGTGTTTGTCGATTCTGACGGCAAACAACAAACGGTCAAAATCGGTTACATTGGTTTTGTACCGCCACAAATTATGACTTGGGATAAAGACAATTTAACCCATAAAGTCATTGCCAAAGACATTATCGAAAGTGCTAATAAATACGTGCCTGAAATGAAAGCCAAAGGCGCGGATGTGATTATTGCGATTCCACACAGTGGCATGATGAATTCGCCTTATTTGAAAGGCGAAGAAAACGCGTCTTACCATCTTGCAAAAGTAGAGGGTATCGATGCGATTCTATTTGGTCATTCTCATCGAATTTTCCCGGGTGATAAAGAATTAGATGCTTTTGAAGGAGTTGATGGCGAAAAGGGCACTGTCTTTGGTAAGCCTGCTACTATGCCTGGGTTCTGGGGATCTCATCTAGGGGTTGTTGATCTGACACTGGAGCCAGATGGTGATGGTTGGAAGGTCGCTGATGGTAAAGCCGAAGTACGTGCCATTGCTCGTCGTGAAGGCCGTAAGACTATTCCGTTAGTTGAAGCGGATGCTGCCGTAAATAAGGCCGTTGAAACCGAGCATGAAGGCACATTGGCTTATATGCGCCGCAAAGTGGGTGAGTCTACCTCTGATATCAATAGCTTCTTTGCTTTGGTTCAAGATGATCCTTCGATCCAGATCGTCAACAATGCGCAAATGTGGTACGTAGAAAATATTGTTCGTGGTACGTCTTATGAAGGTTTGCCAATATTGTCAGCGGCAGCCCCATTTAAAGCCGGTGGTCGTGGTGGCCCAGAGTATTACACAGATGTGCCAAAAGGCGATATCGCCCTGAAAAACGTCAGTGATTTGTACATTTACCCTAACGATTTAAAAGTGGTGAAATTGACAGGTGCGCAAGTGGTTGAATGGTTAGAAGCGGCGGCTGGGCAGTTTAACCAGATTGACCCTAACTCGACTGAGCCACAAAACTTGGTGAATGGATCTTTCCCAACTTATAACTTTGATGTGATCGATGGCATTTCTTATCGAATTGATGTGACACAGCCTGCTCGTTATAACGGGGAAGGGGAAGTAATCAATAAAGATGCCCATCGTATTACTAAGGCCATGTTTAACGGTGAGCCATTAAGAGCTAAAGACGAGTTTCTCGTGGCGACCAATAACTACCGAGCTGGCGGCGGCGGTCACTTCCCAAATCTGAATGGCGAAACGATCGTGATTGATGCTCCAGATAAAAACCGTGATGTGGTGGCAAACTATCTGCTTAGCCAGCAAACCATTAATCCAGCGGCGGATGGCAACTGGACATTCACTGGGTTTGGTAAAGCAAAAGTCTTGTTTACAAGCTCGCCAAAAGCCAAAGAGGCAGCGAGTAACAACATGCATTACCAATCTTTGGATGATAAAGGTTTTGCTGTCTTTGAATTGAAATAG